A region from the Flavobacterium enshiense genome encodes:
- the hemF gene encoding oxygen-dependent coproporphyrinogen oxidase, whose product MKEQFYKYIQILQDQICKGLEDLDGKAKFRQDLWERPEGGGGRTRVIENGNVFEKGGVNISAVHGALPIAMQTYFGVGEVDFFACGLSLVIHPKNPMVPTVHANWRYFEMYDKEGNTINQWFGGGQDLTPYYLFEEDAKHFHQTCKTACDKHNLEFYPKFKKQCDEYFWNAHRDEARGIGGLFFDHLKATEQMSMESWFNFVTEVGNSFLSAYLPIVERRKDLSYTDANRTWQEIRRGRYVEFNLVHDKGTLFGLKTNGRIESILMSLPPHVQWVYDHHPEPGSEEEKLIKVLANPVAWI is encoded by the coding sequence ATGAAAGAACAATTCTATAAATACATTCAAATCCTTCAAGACCAAATCTGTAAAGGTTTGGAAGACTTGGACGGGAAAGCAAAATTTCGTCAGGATTTGTGGGAGCGTCCCGAAGGTGGCGGCGGAAGAACCCGCGTGATTGAAAACGGAAACGTTTTTGAAAAAGGCGGGGTAAATATTTCAGCCGTTCACGGAGCATTGCCAATAGCCATGCAGACCTATTTTGGTGTAGGCGAGGTAGACTTTTTTGCCTGCGGACTGAGTTTGGTAATCCATCCTAAAAACCCAATGGTACCGACGGTTCATGCGAACTGGCGTTATTTTGAAATGTATGACAAAGAAGGAAACACCATAAATCAATGGTTTGGCGGCGGACAGGATTTAACGCCGTATTATCTGTTTGAGGAAGATGCAAAACATTTCCACCAAACGTGTAAAACAGCTTGCGACAAACACAATCTGGAATTCTATCCGAAGTTCAAAAAACAATGCGACGAGTATTTCTGGAACGCACACCGTGATGAAGCCCGAGGTATTGGCGGTCTGTTTTTCGACCATTTGAAAGCCACTGAACAGATGTCTATGGAAAGCTGGTTCAATTTCGTGACCGAAGTCGGCAACAGCTTCTTATCGGCATATTTACCGATTGTAGAAAGAAGAAAAGATCTATCCTATACTGACGCCAACCGAACCTGGCAGGAAATCCGTCGCGGGCGTTATGTTGAATTTAATTTAGTTCACGACAAAGGCACCTTGTTCGGATTAAAAACCAATGGCCGAATCGAATCCATCCTGATGAGTTTACCACCACACGTACAGTGGGTATACGATCATCATCCGGAACCGGGTAGCGAAGAAGAAAAATTGATTAAAGTATTAGCAAATCCAGTTGCTTGGATTTAA
- the hemE gene encoding uroporphyrinogen decarboxylase: MIKNDLFLRALKGESVERPPVWMMRQAGRYLPEFRALRDKYDFFTRCETPELAAEITVQPIRIVKPDAAILFSDILVVPRAMGIHVELKDNLGPIIPDPIRTMEQVEKVFIPNIEESLGYVMDAIKLTKEMLNDEVPLIGFAGSPWTIFCYAVEGKGSKSFDTAKGFCFSNPVAAHTLLQKITDTTILYLKEKVKSGVNAVQIFDSWGGMLSPTDYQEFSWKYINQIVEALAEETEVIVFGKGCWFALNEMSKSKASALGVDWTCSPKNARYLTGGNITLQGNFDPSRLLSPIPTIKKMVHEMIDEFGKDKYIVNLGHGILPNIPVDHAKAFVEAVKEYQK, translated from the coding sequence ATGATTAAGAACGACCTATTTTTAAGAGCCCTAAAAGGAGAATCTGTAGAACGTCCACCAGTATGGATGATGCGTCAGGCGGGAAGATATTTACCGGAATTCCGCGCATTGCGTGACAAATACGATTTTTTCACCCGTTGTGAAACTCCGGAACTTGCTGCCGAAATCACCGTGCAACCAATCCGAATCGTAAAACCGGATGCCGCTATTTTGTTCTCCGATATTTTGGTGGTACCGAGAGCGATGGGCATTCACGTGGAATTGAAGGACAATTTAGGACCAATCATTCCGGATCCTATCCGTACGATGGAGCAAGTGGAAAAAGTGTTCATTCCGAATATCGAAGAGAGCTTAGGTTATGTAATGGATGCCATCAAACTGACCAAAGAAATGCTGAACGACGAAGTGCCACTTATTGGTTTTGCCGGTTCGCCTTGGACGATCTTCTGTTATGCTGTGGAAGGAAAAGGATCTAAGAGTTTTGATACTGCGAAAGGATTCTGCTTTTCGAATCCGGTAGCAGCACATACCCTATTACAGAAAATCACCGATACGACCATCTTATATTTAAAGGAAAAAGTAAAATCGGGTGTAAATGCCGTTCAGATTTTTGATTCTTGGGGAGGGATGTTATCACCGACCGATTATCAGGAATTCTCATGGAAATACATCAACCAGATTGTAGAAGCTTTAGCCGAAGAAACGGAAGTAATCGTATTCGGTAAAGGTTGTTGGTTTGCATTGAACGAAATGTCAAAATCGAAAGCATCTGCTTTAGGTGTTGATTGGACTTGTTCTCCTAAAAACGCACGTTATTTAACAGGCGGAAACATTACACTTCAAGGAAACTTTGACCCTTCAAGATTATTGTCGCCGATCCCGACCATAAAGAAAATGGTTCACGAAATGATTGATGAATTCGGAAAAGACAAATACATCGTAAACCTTGGCCACGGAATTTTACCTAATATTCCGGTAGATCATGCTAAGGCGTTTGTAGAAGCAGTTAAGGAATACCAAAAATAA
- a CDS encoding uroporphyrinogen-III synthase encodes MNDSIRILSTKKLLPNQKQYLLNAGFSVVEADFITTKPIAFELKNIHDSLIFSSQNGVQSILEHPKVAELKSKDVFCVGLKTKTLLEENGFKVVAYTGYAEDLAEIITLVYPNNQYTFFSGNLRRDTLPEMMKEAGVSFNEINVYETVLTPQKINTKPDGILFFSPSGLESYLKENKITKEIAFCIGNTTAEAANRLGIKNIVIANQPTIENTIIQCINEFK; translated from the coding sequence ATGAATGATTCTATCCGCATACTGTCCACGAAAAAATTGTTACCTAACCAGAAACAGTATTTATTGAATGCCGGTTTTTCAGTGGTTGAAGCCGATTTCATCACCACCAAACCCATAGCATTCGAATTAAAAAATATTCATGACTCGCTGATTTTCAGTAGCCAGAACGGAGTACAAAGTATCTTAGAACATCCAAAAGTTGCTGAACTGAAATCGAAGGACGTATTCTGTGTCGGATTAAAAACCAAAACCTTATTGGAAGAAAACGGTTTCAAAGTCGTAGCCTATACTGGTTATGCCGAAGACCTTGCGGAAATCATCACCTTGGTGTATCCGAACAACCAATACACTTTTTTCAGCGGAAACCTGCGTCGCGACACTTTACCGGAAATGATGAAGGAAGCCGGAGTTTCCTTTAATGAAATCAACGTGTACGAAACAGTACTGACACCACAAAAAATAAATACCAAACCTGACGGAATTTTGTTTTTTAGTCCGTCCGGTCTGGAAAGTTACCTGAAAGAAAATAAAATAACAAAGGAGATCGCCTTCTGCATCGGAAACACCACAGCAGAAGCAGCAAATCGCCTGGGAATAAAAAATATCGTAATCGCGAACCAACCGACCATTGAGAACACGATTATCCAATGTATAAACGAGTTTAAATAA
- the hemC gene encoding hydroxymethylbilane synthase, producing MTKTIRIGTRDSELALWQAHTVQHLLQELGYSTEIVAVKSTGDIILDKPLYELGITGIFTKTLDIAMISGQIDIAVHSMKDVPTALPQGIVQAAVLERANVLDILVHRGNVDFLNGSGTVATGSLRRQAQWLNKYPNHKTVDLRGNVNTRMQKLNESDWDGAIFAAAGLERINLKPETFIDLDWMIPAPAQGAMLVVAMENDEFSLDALAQLNHIETEICTYIERQFLRTLEGGCTAPIGAIAKYNEIDDTIHFKGVLFSIDGQEKIEIDRSFDISEWKKLGFNCAKEILDNGGTALMAEIKSKLKK from the coding sequence ATGACTAAAACCATACGCATAGGAACCCGTGACAGTGAACTGGCCTTATGGCAGGCACACACCGTTCAACATCTATTACAGGAACTTGGGTATTCCACAGAAATAGTAGCCGTGAAATCAACCGGCGACATAATTCTGGATAAGCCCTTATACGAATTGGGCATCACCGGAATTTTTACAAAAACCTTGGACATTGCAATGATTTCGGGTCAAATTGATATTGCCGTTCATTCGATGAAAGACGTTCCGACCGCTTTGCCGCAAGGAATCGTCCAGGCAGCAGTCTTGGAAAGAGCCAATGTATTAGACATTTTAGTACATAGAGGCAATGTGGATTTTTTAAACGGATCAGGAACTGTAGCCACTGGAAGTTTACGACGTCAGGCACAATGGCTCAATAAATACCCCAATCACAAAACAGTGGATTTGCGCGGAAACGTAAACACGCGCATGCAGAAATTAAACGAAAGTGATTGGGATGGAGCAATTTTTGCCGCGGCCGGTCTGGAGAGAATCAACTTAAAGCCTGAAACCTTTATTGACTTAGATTGGATGATACCAGCTCCTGCACAAGGCGCTATGTTGGTTGTGGCTATGGAAAACGACGAATTCTCTTTAGACGCTTTAGCTCAACTGAACCATATCGAAACCGAAATCTGCACCTATATAGAACGCCAGTTTTTAAGAACCCTTGAAGGTGGTTGTACCGCACCTATTGGCGCCATTGCCAAATACAACGAAATTGATGACACCATTCATTTTAAAGGTGTTTTATTCTCGATTGATGGTCAAGAGAAAATTGAAATCGACCGTTCTTTTGATATTTCTGAATGGAAAAAACTCGGATTCAATTGTGCCAAAGAAATATTGGATAACGGCGGAACAGCTTTAATGGCCGAAATCAAATCGAAACTGAAAAAGTAA